ATCGGGAAAGCATAGCCTCCGGCAAGATCCAACAGCCCGAAAAGGGTAACTCCTATCTTCGGTGCAATATATTTGTTTGTTCCTTCTGCTCCTATCAAAAGGTAATAGGAATGATAGAAGTCTACATTTTTCTCAAAATTAAGAAGTACATCTGCCTGCAGCTTAGGCATAATGGCAAATTTGGAACCGGCAGAACCCATCAAAGCAGATCCGCCAAGCCTGTATATCACATCATCATTCTTCAGGAAAAGCAATTTACCACCAACTTCCCCAAAGCTCTGGTTCTGGTAGGTATATCCCACACTTACCATTTTATGCATGGTATACTGCGCCTTTGTCATCACGCTCAGGAAACCTATAAAAAGTACGGTAACTGCTGTTCTAAAATTCATCATCTCTAATTATTTAAAGTGTAAAATTAAAAAAAACTGCCTTATCCCAAGATAAAGCAGTCTATTTATTATTTCTAAAGTGGGATTAAATACCAAAAGCGGTTTTAATTTCGTCTACTTTGTCAAGTTTTTCCCAGGTAAAGAATTCAAGACCTGTAAGGGTAATTTCGTTCTTCTGACCTTTATTGAATGTTTTGTCAGCAATATAGTGCTCTTTCCCCATGTGCCCGTAAGAAGCCGTTTCCAGATAGATTGGGTTTCTTAATTTTAAGTTCTGCTCTATTGCGTAAGGTCTTAAATCGAAGATCGCAGACACTTTCTTAGCGATTTCACCGTCGTGAAGATCTACTTTCGCAGTTCCGTAAGTATTAATATACAAACCACAAGGTTCAGCAACACCGATAGCATAAGAAACCTGAACCAAAACTTCATCAGCTACCCCGGCAGCAACTAAGTTCTTCGCAATGTGTCTTGTAGCATAAGCAGCACTTCTGTCTACTTTTGAAGGGTCTTTTCCAGAGAAAGCACCACCACCGTGAGCTCCTTTTCCTCCATAGGTATCTACAATAATTTTTCTTCCTGTAAGACCAGTATCTCCGTGAGGACCACCAATTACAAACTTACCAGTCGGGTTGATGTGATATTTGATCTGATCATTGAATAAAGCTTTGATTTCTTCAGTCTGCTGAGCCACTACTCTTGGAACAAGGATACTTTTGATATCCTCACGGATCTTGTTCAGCATTTCTTCTTCAGTTCCGAAATCATCATGCTGAGTAGAAACTACGATAGAATCAATTCTTACAGGCTTGTGATCGTCAGAATATTCAATAGTCACCTGGCTTTTTGCATCAGGACGTAAGTAAGCGATTTCACTTCCTTCTCTTCTCAGGACAGAAAGTT
The Chryseobacterium sp. W4I1 DNA segment above includes these coding regions:
- the metK gene encoding methionine adenosyltransferase produces the protein MSYLFTSESVSEGHPDKIADQISDALIDHFLAYDKNSKVACETLVTTGQVVLAGEVKSDAYLDVQTIARDVINGIGYTKGEYMFNGDSCGVISAIHEQSPDINQGVDRAVNDESFEAKANAQGAGDQGMMFGYATNETANYMPLALDLAHTILKELSVLRREGSEIAYLRPDAKSQVTIEYSDDHKPVRIDSIVVSTQHDDFGTEEEMLNKIREDIKSILVPRVVAQQTEEIKALFNDQIKYHINPTGKFVIGGPHGDTGLTGRKIIVDTYGGKGAHGGGAFSGKDPSKVDRSAAYATRHIAKNLVAAGVADEVLVQVSYAIGVAEPCGLYINTYGTAKVDLHDGEIAKKVSAIFDLRPYAIEQNLKLRNPIYLETASYGHMGKEHYIADKTFNKGQKNEITLTGLEFFTWEKLDKVDEIKTAFGI